CTCTCGAGGAGCCACAGCCGAAGTTGCTGTTGACGACCATCACCGAGGAATCCTGATAGCGGTCCTCGTTGAAGGGGTGCTCCTTCTGATTGTCGTCGTCGTCGAACCGCAGATCGAAGAACGCGAACTCGCCCAGTCCGTCGAAGGTGACGACCTTCATGAAGCGGGCGGGGATGATCTGGTCCGTGTCGATATCGTTGCCCTGAATCGGGATGCCCGAGCCGGAGACGTAGTTGACTTCGGGAATGTCGACCGCACCATCTCCGCTCATGCCAGATTCACCTCCTTCAATTCGCGCACGTCAGAGACCTCCCCGGTGATCGCCGCCGCGGCGACCATTCGCGGGCTCATCAGGACGGTCCGCCCGTCCTTCGATCCCTGGCGGCCGACGAAGTTCCGGTTCGAGGAGGAGGCACAGGCCTCGTCGCCCTCGAGCTGGTCTTCGTTCATGCCCAGACACATCGAACAACCGGCGTTGCGCCACTCGAAGCCGGCTTCCTCGAAGGTGTCCTTGAGGCCTTCTTCCTCGGCGGTCTTCTGTACGCGCTGGCTGCCGGGGACGACCATCGCGCGGACGTCATCGGCGACTTCGCGGCCCTCGACGATCCGGGCGGCGCGTCGCAGGTCCGGCAGGCGAGCGTTCGTACAGGAGCCAAGGAAGGCGACGTCGATGTTGTAGCCTTCCATCGTGTCGCCTGGTTCGACGCGCATGTGCTCTTGGGCGCGTCGGGCCGTGTCTTGTTTCTCTTCGGGAAGTTCTTCCGCCTCTGGAATCGGGTCGTTGATGCCGATCCCCTGACCTGGGGTGGTCCCCCAGGTGACGACCGGTTCGAGTTCGTTCGCGTCGATGTGGATGACGTCGTCGTATTCGGCATCCTCGTCGGAGCGGATCGATTCCCAGTAGGGTTTGAGGTCGTCAAACTTCTCCGGGTTTTCCTGAAAGTAATCGGTCTGCTCGAGCCACTCGTAGGTGGTCTCGTCGGGGTTGACGTAGCCCGCGCGAGCGCCGCCCTCGATGGACATGTTACAGATCGACATGCGACCTTCCATGCCGAGGCTTTCGATGGCCTCGCCGGCGTACTCGTAGACGTAGCCGACGCCGCCCTCGGTGCCGAGACGGCGGATGATCTCGAGGATGATGTCTTTCGCTTCGACACCCTCGCCGAGTTCGCCGTCGACCTGGATCTTGCGGACCTTCTGTTTCTCCATGGCGACGGTGCCCGTCGCGAGCACATCGCGGATCTGGGAGGTGCCGATGCCGAAGGCGAGCGCGCCGAAGGCACCGTGAGTCGAGGTGTGGGAGTCCCCACAGACGATCGTCTTGCCGGGCTGGGTGATGCCCTGCTCCGGTCCAATGACGTGGACGATCCCCTGATCGCCCGTCGTCGGGTCCGAGAACTCGATGCCCGCGTCGCGGACGTTCTCCTCGAGTTCGGCCATCATCTCCTCGGCCGCGTCCTCCTTGTACGGACGGGACTGGTCGGCCGTCGGGACGATGTGGTCGACCGTCGCGTGGGTCAGTTCCGGAAAGGCGACCTCGAGGTCGCGCTCGCGGAGCATCCCGAACGCTTGCGGGCTGGTCACCTCGTGAATGAGGTGGAGGCCGATGAACAGCTGATCCTGTCCGGTCGGCAGCGTGGTGACTTTGTGTCGATCCCAGACCTTGTCGTACAGTGTGCCTTCGCTCATTCCTCGTCCTCTACTACGGTGTCTCGGTTAGTACGCTGTCCGTGCTCGGTTCCGCGTTCGAAGACGCGGTTCGCATCGTCGGCCTGTTTCGGCGGCGTGTGGTCGACGTCGCGCATTGTCTCGCCTGCGTCGGTCTGTCCGTCGGTCTCGTCATCCTCGGTGGCTCCGGTCGCAGCCGGTTCGGGTTCGCCCCCGTCAGCTGCGACGGTCGGTCCGCGACTGAACAGCCGGCCAGCCGTCTCCCCAGTAGAGGGGTTGGTGTGGCTGACAGCAGCCATCGTGTCTGTCGTGTCGTCAGTTTCGTTCATGGTCGCTCGGTCTCGTTAGTCGTCCGCCTGCACTTCGACGGACTCGGTTT
This genomic stretch from Natrinema sp. SYSU A 869 harbors:
- the leuC gene encoding 3-isopropylmalate dehydratase large subunit codes for the protein MSEGTLYDKVWDRHKVTTLPTGQDQLFIGLHLIHEVTSPQAFGMLRERDLEVAFPELTHATVDHIVPTADQSRPYKEDAAEEMMAELEENVRDAGIEFSDPTTGDQGIVHVIGPEQGITQPGKTIVCGDSHTSTHGAFGALAFGIGTSQIRDVLATGTVAMEKQKVRKIQVDGELGEGVEAKDIILEIIRRLGTEGGVGYVYEYAGEAIESLGMEGRMSICNMSIEGGARAGYVNPDETTYEWLEQTDYFQENPEKFDDLKPYWESIRSDEDAEYDDVIHIDANELEPVVTWGTTPGQGIGINDPIPEAEELPEEKQDTARRAQEHMRVEPGDTMEGYNIDVAFLGSCTNARLPDLRRAARIVEGREVADDVRAMVVPGSQRVQKTAEEEGLKDTFEEAGFEWRNAGCSMCLGMNEDQLEGDEACASSSNRNFVGRQGSKDGRTVLMSPRMVAAAAITGEVSDVRELKEVNLA